A stretch of the Lactuca sativa cultivar Salinas chromosome 9, Lsat_Salinas_v11, whole genome shotgun sequence genome encodes the following:
- the LOC111880406 gene encoding CRIB domain-containing protein RIC4: protein MKNRMERLVVLPFTAGCVSSSSVSVSVQHGRRPKEDINSAHMVCRSREVPKNSKDTSSDHMMKGSSSSRFSTPSIPNIYIGFHRLTRTIKNLSQSLVFKEEMEEQEMEMEIGLPTDVKHVTHIGFDGSMNPGANGCNHLDISDFLSLCPNSMAQYEQRAMFVPVDATHDSQNTSCKLPDIREE, encoded by the exons ATGAAAAATCGGATGGAACGACTTGTGGTTCTTCCTTTCACCGCCGGGTGTGTCTCTTCCTCCAGTGTATCTGTTAGCGTACAACATGGAAGACGACCAAAGGAAGACATCAACTCAGCTCACATGG TGTGTAGGTCAAGGGAAGTGCCCAAAAATTCAAAAGACACATCAAGTGACCACATGATGAAGGGCTCATCTAGTTCTAGGTTCTCAACACCATCGATACCAAATATATACATTGGGTTTCACAGGCTTACCAGAACCATCAAAAATCTGTCTCAGTCCCTTG TGTTCAAGGAGGAGatggaggaacaggaaatggAGATGGAGATTGGCCTTCCAACGGATGTAAAACATGTGACACACATAGGGTTTGATGGGTCGATGAACCCCGGTGCCAATGGTTGCAACCACTTGGACATCTCAGATTTTCTTTCGCTATGCCCTAACTCCATGGCTCAGTACGAGCAACGTGCTATGTTTGTACCAGTAGATGCAACTCATGATTCCCAAAATACATCATGTAAGTTACCCGACATTAGAGAAGAATGA